Proteins encoded within one genomic window of Bacillota bacterium:
- a CDS encoding C-GCAxxG-C-C family protein: protein MDERTKIVVESAKRHFESGFNCAESTLLGVAEYLGIRSPSVQSLATGFGGGMGRSDLLCGAVTGAIMGIGLAVDHRSPEDQDGKERVYTLTRKFIEAFVAKYGSCMCTTLAGYNLSTPEGLQGFRDSGAHMNVCPKFVGDAVAIAASLLSAD, encoded by the coding sequence ATGGATGAGCGGACCAAGATCGTGGTTGAGTCAGCAAAGAGGCACTTCGAATCGGGCTTCAACTGTGCAGAGTCGACGCTTCTCGGCGTTGCGGAGTATCTGGGAATTCGGAGTCCAAGTGTCCAGTCCTTGGCAACAGGGTTTGGCGGGGGAATGGGCCGGTCGGATCTGCTCTGCGGGGCAGTCACTGGGGCGATCATGGGGATCGGGCTTGCGGTGGATCACAGGTCTCCCGAGGATCAGGACGGCAAGGAGAGGGTATACACCCTAACAAGGAAGTTCATCGAGGCTTTCGTGGCCAAGTATGGCTCGTGCATGTGCACCACACTCGCTGGGTACAACCTGAGCACCCCCGAGGGGCTGCAGGGATTCCGGGACAGCGGTGCACACATGAATGTCTGCCCCAAATTCGTGGGGGACGCGGTGGCCAT